The following proteins are encoded in a genomic region of Nicotiana sylvestris chromosome 4, ASM39365v2, whole genome shotgun sequence:
- the LOC104250120 gene encoding endoglucanase 5, translating to MRISSKLHVIGLLLVGLLALQAGANFDYGDAMDKTLLFFEAQRSGKLPPHQRVKWRGDSGLKDGFLQRVNLVGGYYDAGDHVKFGLPMAFSLTMLAWSAVDYSKEIVKLNQMGNTLAAIKWGTDYFIKAHTQPNVLWAQVGDGESDHYCWERAEDMTTPRNAYKLDPSHPGSDLAAETAAALAAASLAFKPYGSSYSALLLVHAKQLFSFADTFRGLYDDSIPNAQAFYTSSGYSDELLWAAAWLYRATKDVYYLKYVVDNAVSLGGTGWAVKEFSWDNKYAGVQILLTKILLDGDGGSYTPTLKQYQAKADYFTCACLQKNNGYNVVLTPGGLIYVREWNNLQYASSAAFLLAMYSDYLSERKAVLTCPEGQVQPSDVLSFAKSQADYILGKNPKSISYLVGYGQNYPIHVHHRGASIAPVSVLHSAVTCIEGFETWYRRPQANPNIIYGGLVGGPSKTDDFSDDRSNYEQTEPTLSGSAPLVGLFCKLQSLSPASYHRTPTPYQKPPVSYHPQPASPYHKAPESSNPYNKAPGGPIKFLHSIISTWTIGPTTYYKHKVVVKNTSQKPITDLKLTVENLSGSLWGLSPCPEKNTYELPQWIKILSPGSELIFVYVQGGAQARVSIKSYH from the exons atgagaaTATCATCAAAGTTACACGTTATTGGTTTGTTGTTAGTTGGCCTACTGGCTTTGCAGGCAGGGGCTAATTTTGATTATGGAGATGCCATGGACAAGACTTTGCTCTTCTTTGAGGCACAGAGGTCTGGAAAATTGCCTCCACATCAACGTGTCAAATGGCGCGGAGATTCTGGACTCAAGGATGGTTTTCTCCAAAGG GTAAACTTGGTGGGAGGGTACTATGATGCAGGAGATCATGTAAAATTTGGATTGCCAATGGCATTCAGTTTGACAATGCTAGCATGGAGTGCTGTTGACTACAGCAAGGAAATTGTAAAACTTAATCAGATGGGCAATACATTGGCTGCCATTAAGTGGGGTACTGATTATTTCATCAAAGCCCATACTCAGCCTAATGTTCTCTGGGCTCAG GTAGGAGATGGAGAATCTGATCATTATTGTTGGGAGAGAGCAGAAGACATGACAACCCCAAGAAATGCTTATAAACTTGATCCCAGCCACCCTGGTTCTGACCTTGCTGCTGAAACTGCTGCTGCTTTGGCTGCTGCCTCTCTTGCATTCAAGCCTTATGGCTCTTCCTACTCTGCCCTCCTTTTAGTGCACGCGAAACAG CTATTCTCATTTGCGGATACCTTCagaggtttgtatgatgattccATCCCAAATGCTCAAGCATTCTACACATCATCTGGTTATTCG GATGAGCTTCTTTGGGCTGCTGCCTGGCTCTATCGAGCAACTAAGGATGTGTACTACTTAAAATATGTGGTGGACAATGCGGTATCTTTGGGTGGAACTGGATGGGCAGTCAAGGAATTTTCTTGGGACAACAAATATGCTGGTGTTCAAATCCTTCTTACCAAG ATTCTCCTAGATGGAGATGGTGGATCATACACTCCAACACTAAAACAGTACCAGGCTAAAGCAGATTACTTTACCTGTGCTTGTTTGCAGAAAAATAATGGGTATAATGTAGTCCTGACTCCTG GAGGCCTGATTTATGTTCGCGAATGGAATAATCTGCAATACGCTTCATCAGCCGCTTTCCTACTTGCCATGTACTCCGATTATCTTTCTGAGAGAAAGGCTGTATTAACATGTCCGGAAGGTCAAGTTCAGCCATCAGATGTCCTTTCCTTTGCTAAATCACAG GCTGATTACATTCTTGGTAAAAATCCCAAGTCTATTAGCTACTTGGTTGGTTATGGACAAAACTACCCGATCCATGTTCACCACAGAGGCGCCTCCATTGCCCCCGTCTCAGTCCTTCATTCTGCTGTTACTTGTATAGAAGGATTTGAGACTTGGTATCGACGCCCTCAGGCAAATCCCAACATTATATATGGTGGCCTTGTGGGAGGTCCAAGCAAAACCGATGACTTCAGTGATGACAGGTCCAACTATGAACAAACCGAGCCAACATTATCCGGTTCAGCTCCTCTTGTAGGACTCTTCTGCAAATTGCAGTCCCTCTCTCCAG CTTCTTATCATCGTACACCAACACCTTACCAGAAGCCTCCAG TTTCCTATCACCCACAACCAGCATCTCCCTACCACAAAGCTCCAGAATCATCAAACCCCTACAATAAAGCTCCAG GTGGCCCGATAAAGTTCTTGCACTCGATAATTTCAACATGGACAATAGGTCCAACAACTTACTACAAGCACAAGGTGGTGGTGAAGAACACATCTCAAAAGCCAATCACAGATCTCAAGTTAACGGTTGAAAACCTTTCAGGATCATTGTGGGGGCTCAGTCCATGCCCAGAAAAGAACACCTATGAGCTTCCTCAGTGGATTAAAATACTATCACCTGGTTCAGAACTCATTTTTGTATATGTTCAAGGAGGTGCCCAAGCCAGGGTTTCAATTAAGAGCTACCACTAA